Part of the Candidatus Thermoplasmatota archaeon genome is shown below.
AGGAGTGCACCGCGAGCCTGGGCGGGGGGATAGAGATCAAGGCGGACAAGGTCCTCCTCTCCGTCGGGCGGGCTCCGAATGTGCCTGAAGAGCTGATCAGGCTGGGCGTCAAGCTCGGCAAGATGGGCGTCGTCGTCAACAAGCACATGCAGACCGCTCTCCCGCACATCTACGCCGTCGGCGATGTCACCGGCGAGCCCATGCTGGCGCATTCCGCCTGGGCGGAGGGCGAGGTGGCGGCGCTCAACATCGCCGGGACGCCCGCCAAGATGGAGTACGACCACATCCCGAGATGCATCTACACGTTCCCCGAGGTCGCCTCGTTCGGCCTGACCGAGGAGCGGGCCAAGGAGAAGGGCTTCGATCTGCGGATAGGCGAGTTTCCGCTCGTTGCCAACGCCCGCGCAAGAATCTCGGGCGAAAGGGATGGCTTCGCGAGGATCATCACGGACGCCAAGACCAAGAGGATCCTTGGCGCGTGCGCGATCGCCCCGCATGCGACGGAGATGATGCAGGAGCTTGTTCTCGCCGCGAGGCTGGGTCTGTCCTACGAGGAGATCGGAAAGACTATCCACCCGCATCCAACGGTTTCCGAGATACTCCTCGAGGCCGCGCGCGACGTGGATGGCGAATCGCTCCACAAGTGATCATTTCCACCTGACCAGTATCTCCTCTCTTTTGAACGTCTTGATGCTGAGGTACACGATGCCGACATCGATCAGGGCCACGAAGAGCGTGAAGATGAGCAGGTACCCGATGCTCAACGATATGATGCCCATTATGGCCAGGACCATAAGCAGGACCAGGGGCATGATGACCAGGCTTCCGAACTGCTGTGAGGCGCGGACATCCGTCACCTTCGCCGAGACGTAGACGTTCAGCGCGATGCTCATTATCGCGAACAGCGGTCCGAGAACGAAGACCGAATAGACCCACACGGGCGTCGGAACGGGATAGAAACCGAGCACTGGGTACGTTCCGACATCGATGATTATCGTGAAGACAACGAACGAGATGAAGGTAGCTATCATCGTGGGGATGAATATCGACAGCGACTTCCCGACCAGGAGCTCCCCGTCCGTCGTCGGCGTCGCCAGGAGCGGCTCGAGGCTCTTGTTGGTCTTCTCACCGACGAAGCTGTAGGAAGCGATGACGGTCGGGATGACGGCGGGGATCATCATGAAGAACAGTATCATGCTGTTCAGCACGATGTCCACGAAGATCCTGACATCGGATGGGTCCTGGTCGACGTAGGCGCAGTTCACCGTCGTCGATGATGGGGACACGTCCACGTTCCAGAGATTCGAGTTCCGTATGACGCTGACGTCCACAACGGACACGTTGACCAGCTCGGACCCGTTCACCCTCGTGTCGAGCAGCGTGGAGTTGAATATGCGCGAGGCGTAGATGTACGAGCTCCTGATCGTGCAGTTCTCTATGATAGCGTTCACGATCATCGTCCGGTTTATCTTCTGGTCCGTGAACGTGACGCTCGGAGTGAGGTCCAGCTCGACCTGCTCGCTGGAGGTCTCGAAGGCCCCCGTGTATATGACGGGCAGGAAGCTGAACGGGATGACGACGGCCATGATGACCGGCATGAAGACGAGCGTGTAGAGCACGTACTTGTTCGTCCTGAGCTCGGCCATGTCCTTCCGTGCGACGATCCAGACCTTGTCTAGCCTCACGTGGACCCACCTATCAGCTTCAAGTACACCTCTTCCAGGCCGCGCTTGAACTCGGAGATGCTCTGGATCTCACCGCCGTTCTCCATCACCGCCTTCGCGATCACCGGGTTCCTCTCGTCCGGGTCGTCGAGCGAGATGAGGAGCTGCCCGTCCTGCTCCTGCACGTTCACGACGAAGTCCAGGCCCTTCACGGCCTCCGCGATCCGGGGGGTGAGCGTCTTCACGCGCAAGGCGGTCGTCCTGCCCCAGTACCTGCGTGCGAGCTCCTCGGGGGAGCCGACGGCTATCAGGCGTGTGTTCAGCACGCCGATGCGGTCGCACAGACGCTCGGCCTCGTACAGGTTGTGCGTGTTGAGGAATATCGTCCCGCCCTCCTTCTTCAGGTTGAGTATGAACCGGCGCACCGTCCTCGCGGCCTCCGGGTCCAGCCCCGCAGTGGGCTCGTCCAGGAACAATAGCCTGGGCTTGTGCACGAGCGCGCGGGCAATCGCGATTTTCTGCCTCATTCCCTTCGAGAACGTGGAGATGGCCTCGTCCTTCCTCTTCCAGATCTTGAGCATCGTGAGGAGCTCCTTTATCCGCTCGGCCCGCTCGCCGTCCTTGACGCCGTACAGCTGGCCGTAGAAGTCCAGGTTGCGGTACGCGCTCAGGCGCTCGTACAGCCCCGGCGATTCGGGAAGCAGGCCGACCATCTGCCTGATGTTCATGGAGTCCGGCTCCCGCCCGCACTCGTTCTCCCCGATGAAGGCCCGCCCGCTCGTGGGACCTATGAGGCAGCAGAGGACGCGCACGGTCGTGGTCTTCCCTGCGCCGTTCGGGCCGATGAAACCGAAGACCTCTCCCTCGGAGACCTCGAGGCTCAGGCTGTCGACGGCGACGGTGCCGTTGAACGTCCTCGTCAGCTCCTCAGTTCGAATCATGACTGACATAACTAAAGCGGCAACGTGGATAAAATGGTGTCGAACCGCTAAGGTTGAAATAACGCATCCGCATTCGAGTCTCGGGACTTGCATGAGCCTTGAGCTGATCATCATTGGAGGAGGGCCCGCCGGTCTGGCGGCCGGGATATACGCCATACGGGCAGGGATAGAGGCGATCGTAATCGAGAAGGCGATGGCGGGGGGTCAGATACTCATCTCCCCGATCATCGAGAACTACCCGGGGGAGAAATCCATCGCCGGGATGGACCTCGCTCAGAGGATGAGGGAGCACGCCGCCCAGTACGTTCCCATACACGAGCTGGAGGAGGTCCTCGAGGCCAAGAAGGAGGGCGACACCTTCCACGTGAAGACGAGCAAGGACAGCTACGAGGTCCCGGCCCTGATCCTGGCGACTGGGGCGACGCACAAGAAGCTGGGCGCCCCGGGCGAGGCAGAGTTCACGGGAAAGGGCGTCTCCTACTGCGCGACGTGCGACGGCTTCTTCTTCAAGGAGAAAGACGCGGCCGTCGTCGGCGGGGGGAACACCGCGGCGATCGAGGCCATCTACCTCCAGAACCTGGGCGTGCGGACGAAGCTCATCCATAGGCGCCCCCTGCTGCGGGCGGAGAAGGCCTACCAGGACGACCTCGAGCGGCTCGACGTGGAGAAGATTCTCGAGTCCAAGATCGTAGAGATCAAAGGCACGGACAAGGTGGAGTCCGTTCTCATCGAGAACGTGAACACGGGCGAGAGAGAGGACGTGCCTGTCGAAGCCGTCTTCGTCTCGATCGGCCTGATCCCGCAGAACGAGATCGCGAAGGCGCTCGGAGCCGAGCTGAGGGACGACGGCTACGTGAAGGTCGACAATTTCCAGCGCACGAGCGTCAAGGGCATGTACGCGGCCGGCGACATCGCGGGAGGGGCCCGCCAGATAGTGACCTCATGCGCTCAGGGCGCCCAGGCGGCTCTCGCGTCCACGGAAGTGCTGGGAAAACAGTATCCGTTCTGATCACCGAGGGTCCAGCTGCTCCTGCAGGATTTCTGACGTTCTTTGCGGCAAGAACCCAGAACTTACGATTTCCGCCACGATCTCTTCGGTCGGAACCCCGCTTCGCGACCCTTTCGCGACGAGCGACGTCAGGCGGACGAGCAGCTCTCTGTCCGCAAGGACGTTCCGCAACTCCCGCTCGAGTGCGACGGCCCTCTCCTTCGCTTCGGGGAGATACATCTTCTCCAACCGCGTCGGCAGATGCTTCTCGACCTCGTCGGCCAGTCTGATGGGGTCGTGGTCGGTGATGTTCGCGATCTTCCAAGCATGCCTGACGAACCCGAGCGGCCCCATCTTGTCCAGCGTGTCGGCGTCGTGCACCACCTTCGCCTCGAGCGTCCTGGCGGGGACCTCGCCGTCGTGGGCCTCGATGCAGTGCGTCACCCGCTCGATATCGTCCTGACCCAGGCCCAGCTCATCCAGGAACGGTTGGATGAATCGCGCCCCGCTAAAGCAGTGCCCCTCGTTCCCCAGATGAAGACCGACGTCGTGCAGCCAGGCTCCCGCCGCAACGATGTCCTCCCTGACGTCCTTCCGCTCCGAGAGGGAGAGGGCGATCTTCACCGTCCTCTCCAGGTGCCTGTTGCCCTTCGACCTCCCGCCAAAGGCGACGTTCCAGTCCAGGTGCAGCGCGTACTCGCGTATCCTCTCCAGCTTCTCGGCGGGGATCATCGCGACTCCATGCGCCTCGTCCGATTTATCCTCTGCGGTCACGAGTAGCCTGGGATATCCTTGGCGGGCGCGCACTCTCCCATGTTTGAGGTCTTGCGGAACTCGACGTGGGCGGTCCGCTCGACGTCCGGCATCCTTATCGTGGCGTCCATGTTCAGGCCCTCCCGCAGAGCGGCCTTCCTCAGCAGGCGCTTCACGACGTTGACTATGTTCCCGCCGCAGAGCGGGTACTTGGCGGCTATCCTCGCGTAGTCTATGCTCTCCGCCGGCGCACCGCTGGGCATCAGCCTTCCGAATATCTCCGCCTGCTCCTGCGGGGACGGTTGCGGGAAGAATATCACCGTGTCGATCCTCCTCTCCAGCGCGTGGTCCATGTTCATCGGCAGGTTGCTCGTCAGCACAGTGACCCCCTTCTGGTTCTCGATCATGGACAGCAGGAAGGACGTGTCCCTGTTGATGAGCGCGTCCGTGGAATCGAACACGGGGATGCGGCTCGAGAAGAGGGCGTCCGCCTCGTCGAAGAGGAGTATGTCCCCGTTCTCCGCGGCCTCCTCGAAGACGCGCTGGACGTTCCTCATCGTCTCTCCGATGTAGCAGCTGGTCATGCTTGCCAGGTTGACCGCCAGGAGCTTCTTGCCCAGGAGGTGGGCGATGGCCTCTGCGGTCATCGTCTTCCCCGTGCCTGGTGGCCCCGTCAGCAGTATCGACGTCCCGGAGTGCCTCTCCAGCGTCTCGCCAGCGCCCCATGTCTCGTATATCGTGTCCCTGCTTCTCACCTCAGCAACGGCCGTCAGGATGTCGCTCTTCACTTCCTCGGGAAGGACCACGTCCCCGAGCCTGTACCTGGGCTCGATCCTGCGGGACGGCGCTTCGTTCCTGCCCTCTCCCAGCCTGAGCTTGCCGCGGAACTCGAACTTCGAGGGAGCGTCCATCTCTGACAGCCAGCCCTCGACCAGCGGGATCGCCTTCTCGACGTCGCTGTCGCTGACCTCGGCGGAATGCCTCATCCGGGCGCTCGCCTCCGCGAACCTCACCATGGAACCGAAGAGGCCGAGGTGGCAGAACTCGCCGTGCTGGCCCGACTCGGGGTTGGCCATGTGGATCAGGGCCCTCCTCACCTTCCGGAGGAGCCGCTCGGGAATGCGCGGTTCCAGCGAGTCCTGCGAGTAGTGGATGTACTCCTCGAGACGGTAGATGTAATCCGAGTTATGAGGGGCCTCTTCCAGACCCCGCTCGGAGTACATCCTGAACAGACCGTCCGCCAGCCTGGGCATGCTCTCCGCCTCGCCGACGTGGATGTAGTCGAAGCACTCGAGCAACGCGGCGGGAACTCCCCTGAAGGCCATTCCATCACCGTACTCGTAGCTCTCGAGCTCCGTCGTGTCGATGATCATGAGCAGCGACGTCTCCACTCCTTCCAGCTTCGACGGACTGAACTCGCGCATCGTCTTGTTCGCGAAATCGACGGACCGCTCGTCAGAGACCCCATCGACTATCGTGATGCCGCCGTTGCACACGGTCAGGTCGGGGAACTCGAACTCGTCGGACTCCCATATCCCCCGCCTGAAATCGTTGAGCGTACACATCTCGAGCCTGTCGGCTAGGGAGCGCAGGAAGCACCTCAGCGGAACGCTCGGGTTGACGACCGCGATGTTGATGGACCCGCGAAGGAGGATGTCCCCGACCTCCCGGCTCACCCCTCCGAACATCTGGAGCATGAGCGCTTCGCCCAGCTTGCTGTCCAGAACATCGCCCGCAGAGAGCGATCTCAGCATCAGGTCCTTGAACTCCCCGCTCGGAAGCTCAGCGACCTTGCCCTTTCTCTTCATTCTTGACCTTCTCGTTGTATCACCTCAATAGATAGTCTATCCTTCCCGTCGTTCAGAGCTTGTCGAAAATAGAAGAGTTCATCTGCAGACCGTCTCAGCGGGAGGCTGACCTTCTTGCGCGTCCTCGGACAATCGGACGACATCCTGCAGGTCCCCTATCCTGTTGGACGCCGTGGACGTTCCCTCGCGATCGAGGAGGTACGCCCTTATTCCCCGCCGCTGAACGGGCGAGACGTCGAGGTTCCAGGTGTCCCCGACCATGACGATGTGTTCCTTTTCCAGGCCCCTTCCGCACTTGAACTCGTATAGATACTTCGCCTTGTCGTCCCTGATCACGACGTCCTCGAAGTACTTTCCTATGTTGAAATGTGCAATGAGCGGATGAAGGACGTCCTCGTGGTTCCTCGACAGGATGTACAGCCTGTGCCCGCGGGTCTTGAGCGCCTGCAACAGGGCCGGGACTCCTGGATCCAGTTCGAAGTATTCCTTGGCCCTCTTCACATTCCTTTCCCCGTGGTTCCAGAAGTCCTCGCTCGTCTTCCCTCCGCGCAGGCGGTACAGGGTCCCTTCGGCATCGAAGAAGATGTGAAGAGGCTTCTCACTGCTCATTGCGATACGTATCACGCGTCGTGCGGATATTAGGCTTGCCCCATACCGTTTGAATGGAACTCATACTGTTTGACGGAGAATATAAACATTCTTATACACAGCAAATGTTAGGTGAAACAGATGGCAACGCTCTTCGGTACCCTTGGATGGCGCCCCGCCTCTCTCATTCCATCGATCAAGTCGACCGAGGGGCTCGAGAAGGTCATCTTCTACCACAGCGACCACGAGAGGAGCAGGAAGGCCCGCGACCAGGTCGTGGAGTACTGCGAGCAGAGGAACATACCCGTGCGGTCCATTGAGCTGAGGGACGCTTTCGACCTCATCCAGATCGCGAAGAGGATAAGGGACGACGTC
Proteins encoded:
- a CDS encoding HD domain-containing protein, which gives rise to MTAEDKSDEAHGVAMIPAEKLERIREYALHLDWNVAFGGRSKGNRHLERTVKIALSLSERKDVREDIVAAGAWLHDVGLHLGNEGHCFSGARFIQPFLDELGLGQDDIERVTHCIEAHDGEVPARTLEAKVVHDADTLDKMGPLGFVRHAWKIANITDHDPIRLADEVEKHLPTRLEKMYLPEAKERAVALERELRNVLADRELLVRLTSLVAKGSRSGVPTEEIVAEIVSSGFLPQRTSEILQEQLDPR
- a CDS encoding ABC transporter ATP-binding protein — its product is MIRTEELTRTFNGTVAVDSLSLEVSEGEVFGFIGPNGAGKTTTVRVLCCLIGPTSGRAFIGENECGREPDSMNIRQMVGLLPESPGLYERLSAYRNLDFYGQLYGVKDGERAERIKELLTMLKIWKRKDEAISTFSKGMRQKIAIARALVHKPRLLFLDEPTAGLDPEAARTVRRFILNLKKEGGTIFLNTHNLYEAERLCDRIGVLNTRLIAVGSPEELARRYWGRTTALRVKTLTPRIAEAVKGLDFVVNVQEQDGQLLISLDDPDERNPVIAKAVMENGGEIQSISEFKRGLEEVYLKLIGGST
- a CDS encoding FAD-dependent oxidoreductase produces the protein MSLELIIIGGGPAGLAAGIYAIRAGIEAIVIEKAMAGGQILISPIIENYPGEKSIAGMDLAQRMREHAAQYVPIHELEEVLEAKKEGDTFHVKTSKDSYEVPALILATGATHKKLGAPGEAEFTGKGVSYCATCDGFFFKEKDAAVVGGGNTAAIEAIYLQNLGVRTKLIHRRPLLRAEKAYQDDLERLDVEKILESKIVEIKGTDKVESVLIENVNTGEREDVPVEAVFVSIGLIPQNEIAKALGAELRDDGYVKVDNFQRTSVKGMYAAGDIAGGARQIVTSCAQGAQAALASTEVLGKQYPF
- a CDS encoding AAA family ATPase; the encoded protein is MKRKGKVAELPSGEFKDLMLRSLSAGDVLDSKLGEALMLQMFGGVSREVGDILLRGSINIAVVNPSVPLRCFLRSLADRLEMCTLNDFRRGIWESDEFEFPDLTVCNGGITIVDGVSDERSVDFANKTMREFSPSKLEGVETSLLMIIDTTELESYEYGDGMAFRGVPAALLECFDYIHVGEAESMPRLADGLFRMYSERGLEEAPHNSDYIYRLEEYIHYSQDSLEPRIPERLLRKVRRALIHMANPESGQHGEFCHLGLFGSMVRFAEASARMRHSAEVSDSDVEKAIPLVEGWLSEMDAPSKFEFRGKLRLGEGRNEAPSRRIEPRYRLGDVVLPEEVKSDILTAVAEVRSRDTIYETWGAGETLERHSGTSILLTGPPGTGKTMTAEAIAHLLGKKLLAVNLASMTSCYIGETMRNVQRVFEEAAENGDILLFDEADALFSSRIPVFDSTDALINRDTSFLLSMIENQKGVTVLTSNLPMNMDHALERRIDTVIFFPQPSPQEQAEIFGRLMPSGAPAESIDYARIAAKYPLCGGNIVNVVKRLLRKAALREGLNMDATIRMPDVERTAHVEFRKTSNMGECAPAKDIPGYS
- a CDS encoding ABC transporter permease subunit — protein: MRLDKVWIVARKDMAELRTNKYVLYTLVFMPVIMAVVIPFSFLPVIYTGAFETSSEQVELDLTPSVTFTDQKINRTMIVNAIIENCTIRSSYIYASRIFNSTLLDTRVNGSELVNVSVVDVSVIRNSNLWNVDVSPSSTTVNCAYVDQDPSDVRIFVDIVLNSMILFFMMIPAVIPTVIASYSFVGEKTNKSLEPLLATPTTDGELLVGKSLSIFIPTMIATFISFVVFTIIIDVGTYPVLGFYPVPTPVWVYSVFVLGPLFAIMSIALNVYVSAKVTDVRASQQFGSLVIMPLVLLMVLAIMGIISLSIGYLLIFTLFVALIDVGIVYLSIKTFKREEILVRWK
- a CDS encoding HAD family hydrolase, which produces MSSEKPLHIFFDAEGTLYRLRGGKTSEDFWNHGERNVKRAKEYFELDPGVPALLQALKTRGHRLYILSRNHEDVLHPLIAHFNIGKYFEDVVIRDDKAKYLYEFKCGRGLEKEHIVMVGDTWNLDVSPVQRRGIRAYLLDREGTSTASNRIGDLQDVVRLSEDAQEGQPPAETVCR